From the genome of Xyrauchen texanus isolate HMW12.3.18 chromosome 7, RBS_HiC_50CHRs, whole genome shotgun sequence:
TCTTCTATTTAATTCAACTTTGCTTATCCTTCAGAATGTCATAAACAAACTGCTGAATCTCAGTCTAACAATTTGTTAAGGAATTTGTCTATTCTGTTCCATTCTATTATTCAATAGGAATGTGAACTGAAACTCAATATAACTGTTTGTTAAGAATATTTCTTTTGTAATCTATTCTTTCTTGAAGGATAAATATTTCTATTCTATTGTTGCTTACTGATGCCACTGTTTTGTTCTTTCCTGTAGTGTTTGGTCAGTTGCTGCATCAGGTTCAGTCCAGTTGCATGATGGTATCAGTGACTCAGTGCACTACAGACAGAGTCACTGTGTTTCAGCTGTTAGTCTACCTCAACAGATGGAGTATAACTGACTTTGGAGAGCATATCTCTATCCTCTCTAAAGAAGGTAACCTCACACACTTTCAAAATATACCCACCCTAGGATTACACATACAAACTTCAGAGCAACTTTCTCTGACATACAGTACTTTTAGATTTCTCTCCTCCATTTGGTTGTGAGTTCACTGGTTTCTCCCAGTTTGCTTTAACCAATCAATAATCCGAAAAGCTTCCCAACAGATCTCGTAAAGAGACTCCCCCTGTGTTTCTGTGACTGGTTTACTGCAGTGTATCTGATAGCCTGTCTGGAAAGTCCCAAGAGGAGACGTGCCCTGAAGAAGCTGAAAGGGAAACGGATCTCTGAGCTGCAGCCAACGGGACACACACTTCATCTGTTGGCCAAACTACAAACAGACGCTAATCACAAGGTGGCCTCTGCAGTCACTTCCTGTCTCAACAGAGCCTCTCGATCCAAATCCTTCAGGGCAAAGGTAAAGAAAATACAagtctaaggggctgttcacaccaatcACATTTTTACATCCGTTTTCCAATGTTTTTCCTATGTAGACGTGCGCTAGATGGCCATGGCTGAGCTTTCTGTGTGATCTAGTCATGTGTATGTTTTATAGGCAGTGGTTCACTACACAGATCTGttgaaaaacagcaaaacacaagTGCAACATGAAGCCTGTTTGGCTCTCAAATGTCTGAAGGTAAGTTTTATACACTGTAAAATGAGCTCACCTCCAatcctctatgatattctggtctctaaatATGGCTCAGGTCTCTCTTTCAGtgcaagtctatggggtttttacACCCGTTTTATTTTCCACCATTGGAACATCTGTGATGAACGTTTAGAAATGTAAaaacacacctctcctcaataagcgGCACAATTTGAGATATCATTCTTGTTGATATCATTTGATTTGGGTAAAGTAATCAGTTTTCTATTATTTTGAACTATGtcatacttttcagtattgaattgaTTATAAGTACAGGGAACACTGCTACAACCGCTAGTTGTCAAATTTGTTTTACTCCAGTGAACATTTTTATTGTAGGTTTACTTTTAAAAGTCAATTTTTGACTGGCCACATACCtcaaagtcttggctacaaaaaaccTTATGAACATTTTCACCGTTCTTGCCCAGATataaagatacagttcattgaacacacattgatcttttgtgacaacttgccccaaaagCAGGGCATTTGTCTCCTGATATAACTGCTTTAGATGAAGTGGTTTGTGATGTGCATTTCTCAGGCCTCAGAGAGTGCAGAGCAGGTGGCCGAGCTGTGGCGTTCATCAGATGAAGACCTGAGGAACGCCGCACGGGAGACCATACTGTCCTTTGGTAACTGACAATTAAGCTGTTCCTACAATTTCACTGTATCTTTAAGACAACTTTACATATAGAGTCCTTTTAAATTAGCTAATGCAGATAGCTCAACTtacagtatttggacacttaagctacaataaaaatgtctgaatgtcattggattatttaaaaaaacctaACATACTTCTTTTGTGAAATGTTGTTtggaaagtgtgcttgtgctatcatGCTTTAACCCTTCCGTGGTCTTTACGATCAAGTCCCTACTTTGAACCTAGAGGGTCAAATTGATCCTTTTTAATGTTCAATttcaaaagcttgtaataaaggctctgtttgctctctCTACCTTTGATTTTATATCGTTCGTCTAGGTGCCAGCTAACACTAGGCACTATATCACAATATACAAATCTGAGAGGCAGGGGAGCCCCAACTCCACCCATAGacagggatggattactgaccgggccaatggggccagtgccaggggcccttgactaccagggggcccttcactgcccgggggtgccctgggctttaaggatgcacgatctagtttggtgacccgCCCCCTGCATtttgcgcatgcacacacacaacacattaaGTACATAAACACAGACTCGCACAAACTCTCATTGACCACAGACACCAAtgcaaacacaaaaataaagttCAGCAAAAACAAGTATtataaacaaatcaatgtttGATGATACTtaatattgatgataaaatgttaaacCTCATTGCAAACCTGAGGTTctgagctttctaatgacaccaaGATCTCATTTATAGTCCATTCATAGGCCGAGGTATTGTacaaaacatgggaaaagggtGGGGCTTCCAAAAAACGGGCAGAGTCACAAACCATGTTGGGGCACCCCCTGGTTTTCAGATCTGTATGTTGTGATagaagaattttttattttttttgtgtttgctgTCATCTAGTGGAATAGAGTTGGAGCAAACAGGGCctttattacaagcttttgaaagtgaacataaacagggTCAATTTGACACAGTGTGGAGACTTTTTTTTGTAGCTTTgtgtataaatacattaataaaaaattgCATTGTCAGGTTCAGATCACCTCTGTGGAGGATGTCATGAAGTTTTAAGCTGAAAacttatttaattcatttaaatcagtgttaaaaaaagaacaagaaaggATTAAAtgaaatgccacttggtttgagaTTTTGTTCTCTAATGCAATTTTTAATATGTGGCTTAAGTGCTACTGTTGTTTTTGTTGGCATATATTTAAAATTGAAAACTAACTCATCCCTGTCCTAAAtacaatgcaaacattttcagtcatttttctgttgtttttgttcCATTGTTAGGTAAGAAAGGCCATATGGCATTTCAGCGTATGGACCAGATCTATGAGCTACAAGAGGAGGTCTATAAGAACTTGGAAACAGAAATCACAATCTTATAGAAACACCAGAAACTCATTTGACTTTATCTGATTGGATGGTGCTCAGGCTGGTTTTGATTAAACACATTCCATATGTGTGCTTGTACGTATATTACCTGgtatttaatatgcattttaagaattatttacattttgtgttattttaactgaagtgaaatatttatgaataaactgttctatattatatatgtatgatatatagcataaaatgtattaacaatacaTGTAAATATCAGCTCTTAGAGTTGCTCATTAATTAAAGCAACAACTAATCTGTTTTGATGGCTGTTTAGTTATAATTTCAACCTATGCGAGGTCCAAAAAATTAATCGGTCATGACTATAAACCTCTATATCCTACCATTTTGatcaatttgcataatatttcCTTTTACATTTCCAAGGAGTCCAATTCATGTTCTGTTTTTGTGCATCTAACAAGTATGTGAATCAAACACACGTTTGTTgtgaaaccatagtgataatacaggaaaatgaaaactatgggaataaaaatcataattttgtggttatggttttactatacaaataACATAGTTAAATTATGGTAACTGGGGTCAAACCATGGCTTTACTATATGCAACCATGATAGttccatgttttttgtttgtttttctttgtgtggaaacattgttttactatagtaataaccATGAACGGTAACAatgtttttggcagaaaccatggtttttgTACAGTACActgtatctatttatttatatatatctaaaCCATGGTTTAACTATGGATTAACCATGGCTAATattgtggttgctatggttttaccatagtatttgtagtaaaaccataaacaaaaaattatgattgaaagttttcattttcctgtgttATTACTATGGATGTactatgaatatcaaggttaaaatatggttactgcagtaaaaacatAGTACATTTATGTGAGGGAATGGAaacaatttcagaaaataaaatccAGCCCTGTCATCTGTACCTTCGTcccttatgaaaatgaaatatggttttactacatgaaacatattttatCCATGATATTTGTGgtaatacaggaaaacaaaagtCAAGCATACTTCCATAGGTACTATGGTTATATGGTTTCTATAGGTTTACTATAGTGAAAACATGGTTCATTTTCATCAGGGCATTTCTTTTTACTACATGGTGTAGTTAAACTGTATATGGTCTAACcgtgtgctttgttttgtttttcctgctAGTAATATGGTTTCACTACGAATATAGTATAGTTATTGTAAAGTTTGTTTTTACGGTTCCAATTAAAATACCATAATTGAACTagggttactgtagtaaaaccatggttaattttcattaggGATGGACAAaggtattgcgagggaatgctaaACTATATCAGCAAATTTAATCATCTCTTTAATCATTAATAAAACAGCCAATGGTTTTAGACTTCCTAATAAAgaatattacaataatttatgAAATTACAGCCATGCTGAAAAATTCGACTTAATGACACAGACAACAGGTTTGAATGTCTGAAATGGTcttttctcacaaatgcaactTTAAATAGATTTATGGGTAGTTCACATGAAATTTTCAGCAATGTCCCAAATTTTGACATGTTATAATGAATCtaaaaccattaaaaaaacaagcaGTATGAATGAGCTCATATTGAGAGACTACATGAACTGTTTGTATTTTTCAggactattaaagggatagttcacacaaaaatgaaaaatctcatcatttactctctaaTACCATCCCAGATTTGTGACTTACTTGCTTCtgcaaacacaaatattttttgaagaatatctcagctctgtaggttcataaaatgtaagtgaactccagttgttaaatctataccttcagaagcaatatgataggtacaggtgataaacagatcaatattaagccctttcttttactataaatctccactttcttttgtttttggtgattcacatttttcacaccacctactgggcaggaaggaaattttttagtaaaaaaagtacttacatttttatctgtttcttagccacacctatcatatcacttctgaagatatggatttaaccactggagtcttatgtattacttttatgctgcatttatgtgctttttttttttagctttaaaatgttggtacccactcacttgcattgtatgaaccttcagagctgagatattcttctaaaaatcttcacttgtgttttgcagaagaaagaaattcattcacatctgggatggcatgagcgttagtaaatgatgaattttcatttttgggtgaactatccctttaagtaaacttgaaaaaaaaatgatattccTTTCAGCACCTAAAATATTCAGTTCTAAAATCTTGACattgaatgcaaaaaaaataagcacatatttGGATCTAAATGTGGATTAATGATTCAACCACATTGATTGCTTAGATCATTAGAAACTTTAATTAAAAGTTGTGACAGCATTTGAGCTAATTCAGCAGTGCAGAAACAAGAGGCCATCAGGGACTATGATGCACTCCACACCTTTAGCTCAACTTTAATTCACCTCTATCCTCTTAACACTTGTATTAATACTGATTATTGACACACGAACAAAAACCCAAAAATCACAATATACAAACTCTGACACGCGCACACATTATCATCTACCCTTCAGAAAAAATTCAGCATCCAGAAATTAAAAGAGTGTGCACCGAACACAATGAGAAAGGAACCCTAGAGGTAACCCATGCAAGCGTCAAGACTCCTTAACCAAAGGCAAGATGCCCATGTGCCATGGGGAACAGATCCGAGTCAGGGAACAAGGGCAGTTCATTATGGGTTACAGCGTAGGTACAAAGAACTGAAACGTCCCAGCATTTATGGTGGGTTTTGGATTCACAGTCCGGATTGAGATTACCCAGGGTCTGTGTATAAGTGCCATTGGACTTCTAGGTGCCCACAATGTTGGGGTCGTGTGCTGAGGCTGGCAGTGGAGAGTCGTGGCAGTGATACAGAAAGCAGTTTCCCCAGCAGCTGTAGCAGATGAGAAACAGCGCCGCCAGGAAGACTAAGGCACAAATGGTACATGGCTTCCTCTCCAACAGGAAGCTGATCAGGTAGAAGCCCATGAACATGGAGTGGCTGAACCACAGGGCCGGATTCAACGGTTTAGGGATCAAGAGAACCGGGAGTAACCACTGGAGGCAGTACATTGCGTCTGAGGTGTGGGGTGGCCTAGAATGAACTCAGATATCCGACGTGACACTACACACTGACAAATCCCTTGTGTATCTGCAAGGGATTAGATTTGATATCCAAATACCGGGCGAGGCCTTtggaaaaggaaagaaaacaaatgaatacATACAGATAGATCATTTATAGGCAAAGAAATTCAAGCTCTCACATTCAAAGAAAGTCAAAGGCTATACTCATAGTCAAAACCATAGAAGGCATCGaggtgtgtatttaaaaaaagcaacactGTATTTTGGGAAATTGTGCAACATAAAGCCATTTTTAGTTTGTGGCCTTGAGTTCTAGATGACGAGACATGGAGCTAATACGACAGCCAGTGTAACTTCCATCTATGTAAATACATGTTGGACtagttaacccttgtgcgaccttggggacatttttgtctttttcataattttggctgTTAATAacaatgcatacatttttgccaaaggtgtgtgtttttgggggaattttgatatttcaacctcagttcctataatacatctataataaacTATTTTGTAGTGTACacaaaaatagttacactcaggaactTAAGGactaaaatgtccccattgaaacccattaaaactgcaatatttgatctcagtgccattaaagcataaaatattGTATTCTACGATAGTATGCTTTCATCCCCGAGCCCTGGCACCATTTTttgcctatggagcaaatacatgcttttttcctattttctgttttatagtgcactgcaggccaattgaataaaagatgcagctaaaattaaaggaaaagtatgtgtgtattgagaaatttgtgtgtgtaaaaaacaacatttgCATTATGCaaacaaactgacatttaaagggttaaaatcctgaaaattaatatTTGGTAGATATGATCAGGATTGATGTTAGTTAAACAATCTAATCTAACAAtttaaagtggaaaataatatgaaaatacaatattataatgCCAGTTTTTTGACgaagacattttttttgtcctcttaaggacctctgagtaccttttttaaattgacgcaaaatgattaaataagttaAACACTCAAAGCAgtgttaaatgttttataaactaacattacCAGCTCATATGTGAACTAAGCATTATAAATGTTTGCCaagtgtaattattttatttattttttaaactcaaaCATATAGCGATCTAATAAACATGATAAATTGACACATGTTAGGAGAATAACAAAAGCTTCACATTATTTGTGGCAATACCGTTCACACAAATAAACTACTTAAGATGTACACATTTGATATTCAGTGTGATGTAATAGTGCATTGTGAATATGATCAATATTCCAGGTTGTGTGTTTTTAATTTCCCCCTCAAAAAAGTAGAAGAATGAAAAACACAGTAATGTTAGCTTGATGGCTAACCGGATATCTAGCATGCGTTAGCATGTGGCTACTTGTTAACAGCGAAATAAACCGTCTAATCAGAAATTTGGAAATATACGagtgtttaaatattaaatgaacgaGCTTGAAAACACGAAAAGGCACAAAGAACAATATTCAGACCTGCCATTCTTAAAAGTCAATCTTGATCTCGCATGTACACCGCCGCCATTGCTTTATTTTTGGTGATTGCGTAGATTTGTGCAACTCCAAGGTCCCGTTGTGTCTCGCGAGTGCCTGATCATAATTCTAAAACTTTTCTTCTCAGAAATGTACCAAAACGTGTAGGCTAAATTATCAAAGATGTGTGGTCTGTGAGGTGGTTTATTAAATATCTGTATTCGCTTACAAAAAGTACTGTGATGGTAATAACTTGATCCTTTGAAATGTTATTTGGATCATTGACAGATAAGGTTAACCGAGGTGGCaattaaaaatgtagtttaacccttgtgcgtcaatttaaaaaagttacttagaggacaaaaatgcacacgtcaaaaaactgccataataatattatatattaatattttccactcgatcataactaccaaatattaatacgttttaaggattttaactctttaaatgccagtttgtttacataatgctactgtagttttcacacacacacacacacacacacacacacacacacacacacacacacacacacacacacacacacacacgtagtgtttccatgttttatggggactttccatagacataatggtttttatactgcacaaactttatattctatcccctaaacctaaccctacccctaaacctaaccctcacagaaaactttctgcatttttacattttcaaaaaacataatttagtatgatttataagctgttttcctcatggggaccgacaaaatgtccccacaaggtcaaaaatttcaggttttactatccttatggggacattttggtccccacaaagtgataaatacacgctcacacacacacacacacacacacacacacacacacacacacacacacacacacacacacacacacacacacacacacacacacacacacacacacacattggtgcagctatcattatgagaactttccatagacataatggtttttaaactGTACGAagtatagattatatcccctaaccctcacaaaaaacgttctgcattgttacattttcaataaaacattgttaagtatgttttttttaagcaaagaaaaaataaactacCCGTATAGCATAATACTTGTACttacagtttgtaacctaaaataatgtcctcgtaaaccatttaaacctgcccacacacacacacacacacacacacacacacacacgcacacacacacatttctcagtacacacatacaaatcacactctgacatccataccaacacaattttatctgcatcatttattcaattggcctacagtgctctataatacagcaaaaagaaaataggagaaaagcatgtatttgctccataggctaaacatgagaaaaattgcACCATTTAGTGGAAAatccaaaaatttaatttttttaagccagcgctccggaatgaaagcacaatatcatagaattcatgatttcatgctttacagtttttctcgattgcaaacacacaaaaatgtatagtgTAAGCCATCCTTACGAAACCATTTTGCCAATTCGCAGAAAGACCATGTACCCCAGTCTAAAAACACTACTCCTTTTGACACATTATGCTGGTCCATTCACACTTCTTTGCAAAAGTCTAAACACACCTCTCACTTAAAGACACAATTGTCACCATGTTGTAATTTATAAAACACTGCTGTTCAATAAGTAAACTCAAACCATCGCAATTCAAACACCCTTAACAAACAATTGTTCATTTGTAAGCACTATCAACCAAAATTACTGAACAAGCAATCAGAAGATTGGAATGAATAAAAAGGGCAACAGGTAAGCTCACCTGTGTTTCGGAGACATGGATGCAAACATCAGAGAATGAGGCACAGGAATTGTAAGAATGAGAGGAAGGACGAGGAAGAAGACCAACAATCTCAAATGAGACCTGTGCTGCTGTAGTGGACCATGTTGTTGTACACAGTATATCAATGAGAGAAGCTGGGCTGAGATTACAGCCAAACCTGAGCCGTTTCGGTGTTGCATCAATTGTCCGGACTTTCAGGGATGAAAACAGGTACCATACTATGAAGTTGTACTTTTCTGTACAATACGTACTATGAAACTATATGTATTACAGCAGCAGAAGCAGACAATACAAGAAAATGACATGAAGTTGAGGATTCATATTGTCAATGTGTGACAGTATCAAACAATGCTGTTTGTTTGCAGAATTGAAAGACAACCAATCCTTTCCTCAATCCGATGGAGGAGTTCTTCTCAGCATGGTGGAGGAAGGTCTATGACAAATCCCTATGTACAAAACAACCTTCTCCAAGCCATGGAGGAAGCTTGTGGGGACATTGCTGTGGAGTCCTGTCAGGGATGGCCCATTCCAGGGCTGACCCAGAACGAACTGTTATTGAACTGTTACTGCTATTACAGTACTTTAACCCTCTTACCCAGGTGAAAATGCtctgtttctttctttgttttcttaGCCTTTGTTTTCTGCTAATTCCATTTTGGTGAATTTGTTTTTGTGACTTACAGTACATTACTGTGACCACTACAGTGACAAGCATGATTGTTCAACAAGCAATTGCAGTACTGTACTGTAGATTGTTTGAATGGAAAATAAACATCCTGTAAGAAGGACAATTGTAGTATTTGAGTGATTGTATGATGGAGTGGAACATATCTGAAATTCAGGGTCCATGAAAAcctttttataatagtttttttcaaTTCCTCCCAGCAGTGTGTAAAGGATATTCAGAAGGCtgattgtatttgatggttttgtgTGTAATTTGAATGCAAAGTTTGGTTTCTATGGCAGATAATATGGTTTTGATGGTTACAATGTTTACCTTTGGGTCAAAAGTCAAGGGTTTGGCCAAAATGGTCAGATTTTCTCAAGAGTCTCAAGACATGTGTTTTGAGAAAACGTAGTACACATTCAAGGAATGTGTGTTAGCAATAGAGGAAAACtgtaatggcactgggatcaaatattgcagtttaatgtgtttcagtggggacattttgtccttAAAGTCCTGAGTGAAACAATTTGGTGTACACAATGTATTATAGGAACTAAGGCTGAAAAATCTAAATGACATTTTTGACTTTAATACACCTCTTCAATGATAAACATGTCTTCAATTACtgagttcaaagtaattttgatattttttctggggcttaaagtaattgtttttgtgaattgcatttgtaatgcacttttgaataatttattagatgtGGACAAAAAAGATTAGCCTCATGTCATTGACccatttacatggtactccaaggaaCTTCAAAGAATATCATGGTTCTGCTGTAATACATGACAAAAACGAATGTATTATCATGtttctgtgtttaaaaaaataaaaagtttacagtGTAGTTTAGTATGTGTAGACTGCTGCCCACCTAATCCAGTCACTAAACAAAATATAGGATATTTGGCAATAATGCAATCCCAAATAGCAAaagtacatctccgagatgtcccTTTGAGagcgtttcatctggaaagcgtTCCATTCTAATGAACAACTGATAgacatcttaaaaatataaaatttacaaacactctaaatcataaacgtctcaaaaacatctgttgaatgtcttattgacatccgagagaaaaagtcttatagacgtattgcagatgagatATTGAGAAggtgtcttccagatgtaaacacacacaaaatatacatttaggtGATGTACAGCCAtggacaaaagtattggcagtgacataaattttgtgttttgcaaagtttgctgtttcagtatttgtagattatttttcatatatttctaTGGTACActagaaaacaatgataagcatttcatcagttttaaaggcttttattggcaaaaacattcaatatatgcaaagagtcaatatttacagtgtttactcttgttcttcataacctctgcaattcgctctggcatgctggatatcagcttctgggccaaatcctgactgatggcgatccattcttggtgctcggagttgatcacaatttgtgggcttctgcttgtccactcggcttttgaggattgaccacagggtctctatgggattaagatcaggGGAGTTGCCTGGCCGCGGATATAAAACTTcgatgtaatgatctccgagccacttcattatcactcttgccttgagA
Proteins encoded in this window:
- the LOC127646549 gene encoding bladder cancer-associated protein-like, giving the protein MYCLQWLLPVLLIPKPLNPALWFSHSMFMGFYLISFLLERKPCTICALVFLAALFLICYSCWGNCFLYHCHDSPLPASAHDPNIVGT